From the genome of Clostridiales bacterium, one region includes:
- the rbfA gene encoding 30S ribosome-binding factor RbfA, producing MANIRIKRINSEIQRNLSEILSKLKNPAITAMISVTRVETTADLKHCKIWLSFYGAKEQCDSTYQVVLRSSGYIRRELASLMKDIRVMPELHFLYDDSLEYSQKINKLIEQINTGKNDDQS from the coding sequence ATGGCAAATATAAGAATTAAGCGCATTAATTCCGAAATACAGCGGAATTTAAGCGAGATACTTAGCAAACTCAAAAATCCCGCGATAACCGCCATGATAAGCGTTACTAGAGTTGAAACGACCGCTGATTTGAAACATTGCAAAATCTGGCTTAGTTTTTACGGCGCAAAAGAGCAATGCGACAGCACGTATCAGGTCGTTTTGCGCAGCAGCGGCTATATAAGACGCGAGCTCGCTTCTTTAATGAAGGATATACGCGTCATGCCCGAGCTGCATTTTTTATACGACGATTCGCTGGAATATTCGCAAAAGATAAACAAGCTTATAGAGCAAATTAACACAGGGAAAAATGATGATCAATCTTAA